Proteins encoded together in one Lathyrus oleraceus cultivar Zhongwan6 chromosome 5, CAAS_Psat_ZW6_1.0, whole genome shotgun sequence window:
- the LOC127080187 gene encoding uncharacterized protein LOC127080187: protein MTKVFLKTLDAFYYERMIASAPTDFTDMVNMGVRIEEAVREGRLVREGSSSSSGAKRYGGFMKKKEQETNAVSYNHPRRINYPYHSQHQHIAAVTPVITSAPVQVQYPQQRTNRFQQNTQYQQQHQPQQHQHQLQQRPPQQQRRTNFDPIPMSYAELYPALITKNLVQPRPRPPVPEVLPWWYKPEVSCPFHQNAPGHDLDNCFALKLEVQKLTRAGILTFKNMGPNVKDNPMPSHGPSSVNNIEVCLNEQRVTKIEEIRQSLVEIHSVLCAHGLFQHDHQICGTCSVNSRGCRKIQDDLQGVIDQGLIQISRQVSSPESQEQEVNVIIPCFNIPEKVEIAYHLREPVVICPPGPMPYTSDKAVPYRYAATIIENGKEVEIKTLASVTNIAANSRMTRSGRVFAPPVIPSRNVEKDPVVVVLVTREAEGQTSNSTLDKETDELLRIIKLSDYKVVDQLLQTPSKISILSLLLNSSVHREALLKVLDQAFVEQDITAEQFNNVVGSITSCNGLGFCDEELPEEGKNHNFALHISANCQGDSLSNILIDTGSSLNVMPKSTLLKLKYKGGQMRHSGIIVKAFDGSRKTVIGEVDLPIGIGPHVFQITFQVMDIVPAYSCLLGRPWIHEAGAITSTLHQKLKFVKNGQIVTVNGEQAMLISHLSSFSVIEVEETAVQTPFQALTIDDYKKSEGPIASFKDAQQIVKIGPTEIWGKVIELPENVNHAGLGFVDGKQVQTSVVRPFKDIFHSGGFINMVAVEEDTFEKKTEDEGPRFVTPGQTDATEQHAKAPQQAATQTATTSISAYKEPHVLDRPPHINLATPFEKMEVLCELLVDFDNLK from the coding sequence atgACGAAAGTGTTCTTAAAGACTCTTGATGCTttttattacgagaggatgattgCAAGCGCTCCTACAGACTTTACTGACATGGTAAACATGGGAGTCCGTATAGAGGAAGCAGTTCGAGAAGGGCGTCTAGTTAGAGAAGGAAGTTCATCTTCAAGCGGGGCAAAGAGGTACGGCGGTTTTATGAAAAAGAAGGAACAAGAAACTAATGCTGTGTCCTATAATCATCCAAGAAGGATCAATTATCCTTACCATTCCCAACACCAACATATAGCAGCCGTGACTCCAGTAATCACTTCCGCTCCAGTTCAAGTCCAATACCCTCAGCAGCGTACCAACCGCTTCCAACAGAAtactcagtatcagcaacaacatcaacctcaacaacatcaacatcagtTACAACAACGTCCACCACAGCAACAAAGAAGAAccaattttgatccaattccgatgtcatatgcagaattgtatccagCTTTGATCACTAAAAACCTTGTGCAACCACGACCACGACCTCCTGTACCAGAAGTGCTACcttggtggtacaagccagaggTATCTTGTCCCTTTCATCAGAATGCTCCAGGTCATGACTTAGACAACTGTTTTGCTTTAAAGTTGGAAGTACAGAAGTTGACAAGAGCAGGTATCCTGACCTTCAAGAACATGGGTCCCAATGTGAAGGACAATCCAATGCCAAGTCATGGTCCTTCATCAGTGAACAATATAGAAGTTTGTCTCAATGAACAACGTGTTACGAAGATAGAGGAGATTCGGCAGTCTTTGGTTGAAATTCATTCTGTTTTATGTGCTCATGGTCTATTCCAACATGACCACCAGATCTGTGGTACATGTTCAGTCAATTCAAGAGGTTGTAGAAAGATTCAAGATGATTTGCAAGGCGTCATTGATCAGGGTTTGATTCAGATTTCTAGACAAGTGAGTTCTCCAGAATCACAAGAACAAGAGGTGAATGTCATCATTCCTTGCTTCAACATTCCAGAGAAAGTAGAGATAGCTTATCATCTGAGGGAGCCAGTGGTGATTTGCCCTCCGGGCCCAATGCCTTACACTTCAGATAAAGCGGTCCCCTACCGCTATGCAGCAACTATTATTGAGAACGGTAAAGAGGTCGAGATTAAAACCTTAGCCTCAGTTACCAATATCGCAGCAAATAGCCGAATGACGCGCAGTGGCCGCGTGTTCGCTCCGCCGGTTATCCCAAGTAGAAATGTTGAGAAAGATCCAGTAGTCGTGGTACTAGTGACAAGAGAAGCAGAAGGGCAAACAAGCAATTCAACCCTTGACAAAGAAACAGATGAACTACTCAGAATTATCAAGCTCAGTGACTACAAAGTGGTAGATCAGTTGCTacagacaccgtcaaaaatctcgaTCCTGTCCTTATTATTGAACTCGTCTGTCCACAGAGAAGCACTACTGAAGGTGCTTGATCAAGCCTTTGTAGAACAGGATATAACAGCAGAGCAGTTCAACAATGTTGTAGGCAGCATCACTTCGTGCAATGGCTTAggcttttgtgatgaagaactgCCAGAAGAAGGAAAGAATCACAACTTCGCTCTCCATATCTCAGCTAATTGTCAAGGGGATTCTTTGTCTAATATCCTAATTGACACCGGTTCATCTCTGAATGTCATGCCCAAGTCTACCTTATTGAAGCTAAAGTATAAAGGGGGGCAAATGCGGCACAGTGGAATTATTGTGAAAGCGTTCGATGGATCAAGAAAAACAGTCATTGGAGAAGTTGATTTGCCTATTGGTATTGGACCACACGTattccagatcactttccaggttatggacataGTGCCAGCTTATAGCTGTCTGCTCGGAcgcccatggattcatgaggcgggTGCCATTACATCCACGttacaccaaaagttaaagtttgtcaagaatgggcAAATAGTGACGGTTAATGGGGAGCAGGCTATGCTGATTAGCCACCTTTCATCGTTTAGTGTGATAGAAGTAGAAGAGACGGCTGTTCAAACTCCATTTCAGGCCCTGACCATCGATGATTACAAGAAAAGTGAAGGTCCAATCGCGTCATTTAAAGACGCCCAGCAGATTGTCAAGATAGGTCCTACAGAAATATGGGGCAAGGTGATAGAGTTGCCAGAAAACGTTAACCATGCAGGATTAGGCTTTGTTGATGGAAAACAAGTGCAGACTTCAGTGGTGCGACCTTTCAAAGATATCTTTCACAGCGGTGGGTTTATCAACATGGTAGCAGTTGAAGAGGATACTTTTGAGAAAAAGACAGAAGACGAAGGCCCCAGATTTGTGACACCagga